The sequence TTGATTCTGTTCCTTGAAAATTTGATTGAATGGCAAATAAATTATAGTAATATTTTTTAGCAAAAGCGATTGTACTCCATTTATCATCAAACACAGAATACGTATAAGATGCGCCCCAAACATGTTTATCTACAGTATTCGGGTTAGAAAATTGAGTATTGTTTTGCGGTTGGTATTTATCCTCTCCTTTTACTGTAAGGCTATTTAAAGAGTAGTTTATAGCCACACTATGATGGTTAGCAAAGGCATATTCTCCGTTTAAATTTCCGAGTAGGTTTTCTGTGTTCATTGTAAAATCAGATTTTCTACCCATCTCTCCCGTTGTAGGGTGAGCATCTGCTTTATAGTTTCCATACCAGTCGTATCTATTCGGACTTTTATCTACATTATTAGCGAGTGCATCTACAAAAACTAAATAGCTATTAATTGAAAATCCCTTTACAAATAAATCTCGCTTTCTGTAAACAAAATTATAGATTAACTTCTCTTCTTTAGAGAAGGCTTCACCAACAGGGAAAGCAGGTGTACCAGTAGCGTATGGGTTTTGTTGTATCTCTTTAAAATTATCAGAAATTAAAACACCAAACATTAATTCATCGGCATATTTCTTATTCATAAACCCTGCCTCTACCCATGCCATTTTAGAGGTATAAGCATCATGAAAACGTTTTACTTCTGTAGTGTTTTCATCCAATTTACCCGATTCAAAATCTAGGAGATTAACATCAATTTTGTAATCATTATCACTGTGGTTTAAAAATGATTTTATACGTGCTGTAAAACCAGATTTTTTATGGTGATATTGGGCATTTACAGATGCTCTTTGTGTATTAAAACTTCCGTAAGAATACGATGCATCTAGGTAATTAATCGGTTTATGATTGGTAACTATATTTACTGCTCCACCCAAAGCATCTGATGAAAGATGAATAGGAACAGCACCTTTGTAAACTTCAATCCCTTCAATCTGATTTACTGGGAAATTATTAAGAGTTAAAGAAGTCCCGAAATAATCCATTGGAATTCCATTAATAAATGTTCTAATTCTATTACCAGAAAGACCATTTAACGAAAGGTCAAAACTAGAACCTAGCCCTCCATCCTGTCTAATATTTACGCCAGATATTCTTCCTAAAAGTTGACTTGCATCTACTGTTGAGTTTTTTAAACCTTCCGTTTCTATCACTTCTACAGCATAGGCTTCTTCCCTTAGTAAAGTAGCTGCTGTTTTACCATAAACAACTACTTGATCTAACTCCTGAATATCTTCTTGGAGTACAATCAGAAAATTAGTATTTGCACTAACAACCACCTTTTTTGTTATCGGTTTATAACCTAAAAAATCGACATAAAGCGTATAAGTACCTTCCTGTAAATCTTTAAAAACTACTTTCCCTTTCG is a genomic window of Flammeovirga pectinis containing:
- a CDS encoding TonB-dependent receptor, with the protein product MKYIFILCLVIFQGLEAYCQNNLEGFIKDEKNNPIPYAIVQLTETNKTVRSDAKGKVVFKDLQEGTYTLYVDFLGYKPITKKVVVSANTNFLIVLQEDIQELDQVVVYGKTAATLLREEAYAVEVIETEGLKNSTVDASQLLGRISGVNIRQDGGLGSSFDLSLNGLSGNRIRTFINGIPMDYFGTSLTLNNFPVNQIEGIEVYKGAVPIHLSSDALGGAVNIVTNHKPINYLDASYSYGSFNTQRASVNAQYHHKKSGFTARIKSFLNHSDNDYKIDVNLLDFESGKLDENTTEVKRFHDAYTSKMAWVEAGFMNKKYADELMFGVLISDNFKEIQQNPYATGTPAFPVGEAFSKEEKLIYNFVYRKRDLFVKGFSINSYLVFVDALANNVDKSPNRYDWYGNYKADAHPTTGEMGRKSDFTMNTENLLGNLNGEYAFANHHSVAINYSLNSLTVKGEDKYQPQNNTQFSNPNTVDKHVWGASYTYSVFDDKWSTIAFAKKYYYNLFAIQSNFQGTESTDFIYKNDALGYGIASTFKLKHFQFKTSYEKAYRFPESYELFGDGINVIPNQELLPEESDNLNFGIKYQTLRANNYQIEMNLFVRNTKNYIRFEPKMNRSFYINDPKVVSKGIDVTTSYIFSKKFTASLAGTYLDLRNNDKDQIVYNDRLPNEPYLFGNMTFVYNQELPKKQMLSVTGISRYVHQFYLLWPSLAASESKSIIPSQLTFNIELTYTFQESKYNLSLLCANVLDNKVYDNLNQQKPGRAFSIKARYFIQN